One Synechococcus sp. PROS-9-1 DNA window includes the following coding sequences:
- a CDS encoding DUF938 domain-containing protein has protein sequence MVLPSDQDRLYFPATERNRGPIGDALAEILPEHGAVLEIASGSGEHAITFQQRFPGILWQASDSDPEHCKSINAWIEHECLSDQMPQALCLDVLDSPWPLPKQIRVQLKVVVAINLIHISPWTCCKSLIEKASENLPIGGRLILYGPFRRNGSHTSLSNETFDQSLRDRNLLWGVRDLEAVEKLCFDLEFKNMHVQELPANNLIISASKAVRSDR, from the coding sequence ATGGTTCTACCTTCTGATCAAGATCGTCTCTATTTCCCGGCAACGGAACGGAATCGTGGCCCAATCGGAGATGCACTTGCTGAAATTCTGCCTGAACATGGTGCTGTCCTTGAAATTGCAAGTGGAAGTGGTGAACATGCCATTACTTTTCAGCAACGGTTTCCTGGCATTTTGTGGCAAGCCAGTGATTCTGATCCAGAACATTGCAAAAGTATCAATGCTTGGATTGAGCATGAGTGTCTGAGTGATCAGATGCCGCAAGCCTTATGCCTCGATGTTCTTGACTCGCCTTGGCCGCTTCCCAAACAGATTAGAGTTCAATTAAAAGTTGTTGTTGCGATCAATCTGATTCATATTTCCCCTTGGACCTGCTGTAAATCGTTAATTGAAAAGGCATCTGAAAACCTTCCGATTGGAGGTCGCTTGATTCTTTACGGACCTTTTCGTCGTAATGGCTCTCATACGAGTTTGAGTAATGAGACCTTTGATCAATCGTTGCGTGATCGCAATCTGTTGTGGGGGGTACGTGATCTTGAAGCTGTGGAGAAACTTTGTTTTGATCTTGAATTCAAAAATATGCACGTTCAAGAATTACCAGCCAATAATCTCATTATCAGTGCTTCAAAGGCTGTTCGATCCGACCGTTAG
- a CDS encoding glutamine synthetase III — protein MPHPSRLAALQAIQQRKPMACVTTPSLEEIWASDVFTLARMKNALPKEAFKGVRRVIRDGGKLNLEVADAVAQAMRDWAVNNGAHYYAHVFYPLTNSTAEKHDGFISPQKDGQAIHEFTGKLLIQGEPDGSSFPNGGIRSTFEARGYTAWDITSPAYLMRTPNGITLCIPTVFVSWTGEALDKKTPLLRSNAAMDRQAQRLLRLLGNKDVAAVNSSCGAEQEYFLIDSQFATLRPDLLLAGRTLFGAPSPKGQQFDDHYFGAIPERVQVYMQDVEHQLYRLGIPAKTRHNEVAPGQFEIAPVHEAANVATDHQQMIMTVLRSTAKRHGFMCLMHEKPFAGINGSGKHVNWSVGNSTQGNLLDPGSTPHDNLQFLLFCAAVIRGVHCYGPLLRAVVATAGNDHRLGANEAPPAIISMYLGKQLEEVFQQFQRGEVTGSSTGDLMRLGVDSLPEFKKDAGDRNRTSPFAFTGNRFEFRAVGSGQSVAGPLVAMNTVLADSLEWISDQIETHLASGQSLEQCAADVLKQVMDQHGAAVFGGDGYSDAWHQEATEQRGLENLRNTANALPVLRRGDVKELFQRQAVISPVELESRYEVYSEQYTLAVEVEAKVALNIVRTQISPAVQKHLGSLARSISQQQAVGLNPDQRTLQYAAELQQRMQDQINALDDELHQLHHGDTTASMNHAANVLLPRLLQLRDVVDGLEGLVDDDRWPLPSYREMLFVS, from the coding sequence ATGCCCCATCCATCACGACTGGCTGCTCTACAGGCCATTCAACAACGCAAACCAATGGCTTGCGTCACAACTCCATCCCTGGAAGAGATCTGGGCCAGTGATGTCTTCACACTGGCGCGCATGAAAAATGCACTCCCCAAGGAAGCTTTCAAGGGGGTTCGTCGCGTGATCCGTGATGGAGGCAAATTGAACTTGGAGGTCGCTGACGCGGTTGCTCAGGCGATGAGGGATTGGGCCGTCAACAATGGTGCTCACTATTACGCTCACGTCTTCTACCCACTCACAAACTCAACGGCTGAGAAACACGACGGTTTTATTAGTCCTCAAAAGGATGGCCAAGCGATTCATGAATTTACGGGGAAACTTCTGATCCAGGGAGAGCCTGACGGAAGCTCCTTCCCCAATGGCGGGATCCGCTCCACATTCGAAGCCCGTGGATACACAGCTTGGGACATCACTAGCCCTGCATATTTGATGCGAACGCCCAATGGCATCACCCTATGCATCCCCACCGTATTTGTAAGTTGGACAGGGGAAGCTCTCGACAAGAAAACCCCACTCCTGCGCTCGAACGCAGCAATGGATCGCCAAGCGCAACGGTTGCTTCGTTTGCTTGGCAACAAGGACGTGGCTGCAGTGAACAGCTCTTGCGGCGCTGAACAGGAATATTTTCTGATCGATAGTCAATTTGCAACGCTCCGACCAGACCTCCTCCTCGCAGGCAGAACACTGTTCGGCGCTCCCTCACCCAAGGGGCAGCAATTTGACGATCATTACTTCGGTGCGATTCCTGAACGGGTTCAGGTTTATATGCAGGACGTTGAACACCAGCTGTACAGACTCGGAATTCCTGCAAAAACCCGACACAACGAAGTTGCTCCTGGACAGTTCGAAATCGCGCCAGTCCATGAAGCCGCCAACGTAGCGACCGATCATCAACAAATGATCATGACTGTGCTTCGCAGCACGGCAAAACGCCATGGGTTTATGTGCCTCATGCATGAAAAGCCATTCGCTGGCATCAATGGATCTGGCAAGCATGTGAACTGGTCAGTGGGCAACAGCACGCAGGGCAATCTTCTAGACCCTGGCTCAACTCCCCATGACAATCTCCAATTCCTCTTGTTCTGCGCCGCTGTGATCCGTGGCGTGCATTGCTACGGCCCGCTTTTAAGAGCAGTCGTTGCCACGGCAGGAAATGATCATCGATTAGGAGCCAATGAGGCTCCACCAGCGATCATCTCGATGTACCTGGGCAAACAACTGGAAGAAGTCTTCCAGCAGTTCCAGCGTGGCGAAGTGACCGGAAGCAGCACAGGAGATCTGATGCGTCTGGGTGTCGACAGCCTGCCTGAGTTCAAGAAGGATGCTGGTGATCGCAACCGAACATCGCCGTTTGCATTTACAGGCAACAGATTCGAATTCAGAGCTGTGGGATCTGGCCAATCAGTGGCTGGTCCATTGGTCGCGATGAATACCGTTCTCGCTGATTCACTGGAATGGATTAGCGATCAAATCGAGACACACTTGGCCTCAGGCCAATCCTTGGAACAGTGTGCAGCAGACGTCCTAAAGCAAGTGATGGACCAACACGGTGCAGCCGTCTTTGGAGGTGATGGATATTCCGATGCATGGCATCAGGAGGCCACCGAGCAACGGGGATTGGAAAACCTACGCAACACCGCCAACGCCCTTCCAGTGCTGCGCCGGGGTGACGTGAAGGAGCTATTTCAGCGACAAGCTGTGATCTCACCAGTGGAATTAGAAAGTCGCTACGAGGTGTACAGCGAGCAGTACACCCTTGCAGTAGAGGTTGAAGCCAAGGTTGCCCTGAACATTGTTCGGACACAAATCAGCCCCGCTGTTCAGAAACATCTGGGCTCATTGGCACGAAGTATTAGCCAACAACAAGCTGTAGGCCTGAACCCTGATCAACGAACTCTGCAATATGCGGCAGAGCTACAGCAACGGATGCAGGATCAAATCAATGCTCTCGACGATGAATTGCACCAGCTGCATCACGGCGACACCACTGCATCAATGAACCACGCAGCAAACGTTCTTCTGCCGCGTCTTCTGCAACTGCGGGATGTTGTGGATGGACTTGAAGGCCTCGTCGATGACGATCGTTGGCCGCTTCCTTCCTATCGGGAGATGTTGTTCGTCAGTTGA
- the ppk2 gene encoding polyphosphate kinase 2, whose translation MPVLDGGEPNSLARAERLKKKIYESELEMLQTQLVKMQYWIKEKGFRMIILFEGRDAAGKGGTIKRLTEPLNPRGARVVALGTPSDQQKTQWYFQRYVEHFPAAGEIVVFDRSWYNRAGVERVMGFCTPNEVEAFLEDCPQFERMLVRSGVLLLKYWFSVSDTEQEERFQSRIDDPTRRWKLSPMDLEARNRWVEFSEAKDVMFASTNIPEAPWFTVEADDKRRARLNCLRHVLSKVPWEDMTPPAIELPPRPKQGSYNRPPINEQFFVPNHYPYDQASD comes from the coding sequence ATGCCTGTACTTGATGGAGGAGAGCCCAACAGCTTGGCCCGGGCCGAACGACTCAAGAAAAAAATCTATGAGTCTGAACTGGAAATGCTCCAGACACAACTCGTCAAAATGCAGTACTGGATTAAGGAAAAGGGCTTCCGCATGATCATCCTGTTTGAGGGACGGGATGCAGCTGGTAAGGGAGGCACGATTAAACGTTTAACCGAACCTTTGAATCCCCGTGGCGCCCGAGTAGTTGCTTTGGGAACCCCTTCTGATCAGCAGAAAACGCAGTGGTATTTCCAGCGCTATGTGGAACATTTTCCAGCTGCTGGTGAAATTGTGGTGTTTGACCGCAGCTGGTATAACCGTGCTGGTGTGGAGAGGGTGATGGGGTTTTGTACCCCTAATGAGGTTGAAGCCTTCCTTGAGGATTGTCCTCAGTTCGAGCGAATGTTGGTTCGCAGTGGCGTGTTGTTGTTGAAGTATTGGTTCTCCGTGAGTGATACGGAACAAGAGGAACGCTTTCAATCCCGCATTGATGATCCAACCCGGCGTTGGAAGCTCAGTCCGATGGACCTTGAAGCACGCAATCGTTGGGTCGAGTTTTCTGAGGCAAAGGATGTGATGTTTGCCAGCACCAATATCCCGGAAGCGCCATGGTTCACCGTAGAAGCCGACGATAAGAGGCGAGCAAGACTTAATTGTTTAAGGCATGTTCTTAGCAAGGTGCCATGGGAAGATATGACGCCACCAGCGATTGAACTACCACCAAGGCCAAAACAGGGTTCTTATAATAGACCACCGATTAATGAACAGTTTTTTGTTCCTAATCATTATCCCTATGATCAAGCAAGTGATTAA